A single Pan troglodytes isolate AG18354 chromosome X, NHGRI_mPanTro3-v2.0_pri, whole genome shotgun sequence DNA region contains:
- the CRIPTO3 gene encoding LOW QUALITY PROTEIN: putative protein CRIPTO3 (The sequence of the model RefSeq protein was modified relative to this genomic sequence to represent the inferred CDS: inserted 2 bases in 1 codon) yields MDCRKMARFSYSVIWIMAISKAFELGLVAGLGHQEFARPSRGDXWPQEEPAIRPRSSQRVPPMGIQHSKELNRTCCLNGGTCMLESFCACPPSFYGRNCEHDVRKENCGSVPHDTWLPKKCSLCKCWHGQLRCFPQAFLPGCDGLVMDEHLVASRTPELPPSARTTTFMLAGICLSIQSYY; encoded by the exons ATGGACTGCAGGAAGATGGCCCGCTTCTCTTACAGTGTGATTTGGATCATGGCCATTTCTAAAGCCTTTGAACTGGGATTAGTTGCCGGGCTGGGCCATCAGGAATTTGCTCGTCCATCTCGGGGAGA CTGGCCCCAGGAGGAGCCTGCAATTCGGCCTCGGTCTTCCCAGCGTGTGCCGCCCATGGGAATACAGCACAGTAAGGAGCTAAACAGAACCTGCTGCCTGAATGGGGGAACCTGCATGCTGGAGTCCTTTTGTGCCTGCCCTCCCTCCTTCTACGGACGGAACTGTGAGCACGATGTGCGCAAAGAGAACTGTGGGTCTGTGCCCCATGACACCTGGCTGCCCAAGAAGTGTTCCCTGTGTAAATGCTGGCACGGTCAGCTCCGCTGCTTTCCTCAGGCATTTCTACCCGGCTGTGATGGCCTTGTGATGGATGAGCACCTCGTGGCTTCCAGGACTCCAGAACTACCACCGTCTGCACGTACTACCACTTTTATGCTAGCTGGCATCTGCCTTTCTATACAAAGCTACTATTAA